CGCCCATGAGATCCTGCGGTACTCCCCGCTCGCCCATGTCCTGTTGCGGACGTCCGATGAGAATGCCCGAGTCGCCGGGGTCGACGTGCCGGCCGGTACGATGCTGGTCCTCGACATCGGCGGAGCGCAGCGCGACCCGGCGGTCTACGACGACCCGAACACGTTCGATCTCGGACGGCCCGAGCCGGTCGACCATCTCGGGCTCGGCTTCGGTCACAAGTACTGTTTGGGGGCGAGTCTGGCGACGGCGGAGATCGTGGAGGCGTTGCGGGTCCTACGCCGACGGTTCGCCTCGATCGAACACGCGGGCGTGACCCGATGGAAGAGGGCGGGGTTCGTGAACGGGCCGCTCGAGCTGCCGCTGCGCCTGACGTCCCCCGAGCGGTAGGTTCTCCAAGCGACATGACTAGGGCCTGGGGCGCCGCCTTCTACAACGTCGCGCGAGGACGGCGCTAGAACGACAGCAGCGGTCGGACTTCCCGGCCGAAGCGCTCGATCTGCGCCTTCAGCGTCTTCCCGGTGGAGGTCAAGTCGAGCACGAAGTGCCGGCACCCCGCTTCGTAGAACTCGTTGTACCGCGCGGCGACGTCCTCGGGGCGGCCCAGGGCGCAGTACTTCTTCGTCGCGCGCGAGAAGTCCATCGCGTAGCGCATGCTCAGGTGGGCGTTCGCGCTCTCGAAGGCTTCTTCGTAGGTGTCGCCGATCTGGGTGAAGAGCAGGTCTCCGGTGCCGAACACGTCGATCTCCCGCCCGGCGCCCGCGGCGGCCGCCTCGATCGTCGTGAGTGCATCGCGATACATCTCGGGGGTGACGGAGTAGCCGATCCATCCGTCGGCCATGGCGCCGGAGCGCGTCAGCGCCGCCTTGGACCGTCCGCCGGTCCACACCGGCGGGCCAGGTGCGGAGGTGGCGGCGGGCTTCAACGTCAATTGGTCGAAGGGGTAGAAGCGTCCTTCCGGGTTCTCCACCGTCTCGCCCGTCAGGAGCTGCTTGAGCAGCGGGATGCCCTCGGACATCCGCGCGCCGCGTTCGGAGTGCGGGACTCCGCAGGCCGCCCACTCGTTCGGGAACTCGCCCCCGACGCCGGCGCCGAAGATGAAACGGCCGTCGCTCATGATGTCGAGGCTGGCGACCTGTTTCGCCAGGGGGACGAGGTGCCGGAGCGGCATCAGGTACACCGCGGTGCCGAAGGTGAGCTTCGTGCTGAAGGCCGCGGCATGCGACAACTGCACGAACGGGTCGAGCAGGGGTAGGGGGAACTCGATGTGATCGCCGACCCAGATCGAGTCGTATCCCCAGCGCTCCGCGAGCTCGACGGTGTCGCGCGCATCGCGTGAGTCGCGCATGCCGCAGATGAATCCGAACTTCGCTCCCGACTCGACGCTCAGGGCCATCTTCACGGTCCTTTCCTGAACGGGATGCGCTCTCAGCGCTTGCGGACGTGCATGCGCAAGGGGAGGTGTTTCACCCCACTGACGAAGCTCGACATCATACGCTCGACGGGGCAGACGGGGTGACGCGGCAGCGCCCTCCGATCCTCGAAACCGACGCATGTGTGCCGACTCGAGCCGATCCTGCTCGAGCCGCTAGACGGACTTCCAGGTCGTCTGTAGGTTGGGGAACCCCCGAGGCTTCTTCGATGCGCCGTACGCTCCTGCTGGTCCTGTTCCTGCTCGCGCTGACCTCCCACTCCGCCCATGCCGCTTGCGGTGATGGCGGGCTGATCGGGTACTGGCCGCTCGACGGCGACGCCGCGGACGCCAGTGGCTGCGGAAACGACGGCACGGTGACCGGCGCCGTGCCCGCCGCCGACGCGCTGGGCAACCCGGCTGGCGCGCTGTCCTTCGATGGCATCGACGACATCGTGGGCCTGGGCACGTCGGCCACCCTCAAGCCGAGCCTTCCGGTGACGGTGTCGGTGCTCGTGAATCACAGCTGCCCCAATGGGGTGAACTGCTGGATCTTCGAGAACGACGCGAACCTCACGCAGTACTCGGGCTTCTCCTTCCTGATCTCGACGACCAACGTGCTCTACGCGCAGGTGGGGGACGGCGGCTCGCCCTCGTCGTTCAGCCGGCGATCGGCCGTCGCGCCGGTGACGATTCCCTCGAGTGCCTGGGTCCATCTGGCCCTCGTCGTGCGCTCACCCACCGACTTCGAGTACTTCATCGACGGCGTCCGCGTCGACCCGGACACCATCGTCTACGATGGCACGGGATCCGGCCTGGTCTACCTGGGCCAGCAGGCGCAGATCGGGTTCGGCGCGGGCTCCTTCACCGACCCCTTCGTCGGGGAGATGGACGAGGTGCGCTTCTACGACCGCGCCCTGTCCCAGAGCGAGATCGTCGCCCTCGATCCGCGCGTGGCGGCCGCCAACACGTCGCCGCTGGTGGCGAGCGGCACCCAGAAGATCAGCGACACGGACGGCTTCCTGAGCAGTCCGGGCACGCCGGGCGCGAACCCGGGCGGCCTGCTCGCCGACGGTGACCGTTTCGGCAGCGCGACCGCGCCGCTCGGCGACGTCGATGGCGACGGCGTCGAGGATCTCGCCGTGGGGGCCTTGTTCGACGCCGACGGCGGGGCGCTGAGTGGATCCGTGTACTTGCTCCTGCTGAACGCCGACGGGACGGTCAAAGCCCGTACGAAACTGTCTGCGACCAGCGGCGGCCTCGATACGGCGCTCGCCACCGCGGGCCTGAGCCTCACCGGGAGCCAGTTCGGCGCGGCGGTCACCTCCTTGGGCGATCTCGATGGGCCCGGCGGCAGCGACTTCGCGCTCGCCGTGGGCGCCTTCGAGGACGACGGCGGCGGGAGCGCCCGCGGCGCGGTCTACGTCCTGTTCATGGACGCGAGTCCGCTGCAGGTGGCGTCGCTCGTGAAGATCGGCGACGCGAGCGGTGGCTTCCCTTCGGCGGTGCTCGACGACGACGATTTCTTCGGAAGCGGGCTCGCCGCGGTGGGCGACCTCGACGGCGATGGCCGCACCGAGCTGGCCGTGGGCGCTGCGGGGGACGACGACGGCGGGAGCCTGGCCGGCGCCGTCTACGTGCTCTTCCTGGGAGCGAACGGCGAGCTGGCATCGCCCCCGGTGAAGCTGGCCACGCCGGCCGCGGTTGGCGCGCAATGGGGCTCGGGCATCGCCGCGCTGGGTCCCTTCGATGGCGACGCACTGCCCGACCTCGCCGTCTCGGCGCCCCTCGATCGCGGGAGCACGGGCTCGATCTGGCTGGTCCCCCTGAACGCCGATGGAACCGCGAAGGGGTCGGCTGTGGAACTCAGCGTCGCGACCAGCGCGGTCCTCGATCGACACCTCGAGTCGGGAGATCGGCTGGGCCTGGGGCTCGCCACGCTTCCCGACCTGGACGGAGACGGTCGGGTCGAGCTGCTGGCGGGAGCCAGCCGCGACGACGACGGGCACCCCGACGCGGGCGCTGCCTACGTCCTCCACCCGACGCCAGCCGGCACGCTGACGGTCGTCGACAAGCTCTCGGAGCGTTGGAACTGTCTGGGCGACGTGCTCGCGCCGAGCGACCTGGCCGGCATCGGCGTCGCGCCCATCGGAGACCTCGATGGCGACGGCACCCACGAGGTGGCGCTCGGCGTGCTCCTGGACGACGACGGCGGCTCGAACCGGGGCGCCGTTCAGGTCGTGAGTTTGGAGCGGCCGATGGTCACGAGCCTCTCCGCGCTCTGCGTCACCCTCGACTACGAACTCGGCGTGAATCGCGCTCCGAGCGAGTCGATCGCGCTGCGTCAGGGGGTGAGTCCGATCACCGGTCTGGTGGCTTCCCCGGACGTGTTGACCCTGCCCGCCTCCGTTCTCGGCACCACGATGGGCACGATCCAGAGCCCCTTCCTGAGCCTGCCGAGTACGGGCGCTGGCGATGTCGCCTACACCCTCGCGCTGGGGAACCTCACGATTGGCCCCACCGGGCCCTCCAGCGCGGTCGCGGTCCCCACCGGCGTTCCCGCCTCGCCGTGCACGGTGGCGTGGCCCGGAGACACCTTCGGGCGGATCGATGGAGGCGGCCACCGGGGCCTGGGCGCAGTCCTGGGAAACGTGCAGATCGAGGTGCTCGGGATCTTCGACCTCTCGTTCGCACAGTCGGTCCCCGGAGTCAGCACGGCGACCAACTGTGGCCGACTGGGAGGGGTCGAGAACCGCATCGCGGGGCTGCCCTGGACCGATCGCACCGCGACGGTTTTCTACCGCACGGGCACGGCGGGCTTCGGCGATGCGCCGAATGCGTCGGCCACCCGACGCGGTCTTCACGCGCG
This region of Myxococcota bacterium genomic DNA includes:
- a CDS encoding LLM class flavin-dependent oxidoreductase gives rise to the protein MALSVESGAKFGFICGMRDSRDARDTVELAERWGYDSIWVGDHIEFPLPLLDPFVQLSHAAAFSTKLTFGTAVYLMPLRHLVPLAKQVASLDIMSDGRFIFGAGVGGEFPNEWAACGVPHSERGARMSEGIPLLKQLLTGETVENPEGRFYPFDQLTLKPAATSAPGPPVWTGGRSKAALTRSGAMADGWIGYSVTPEMYRDALTTIEAAAAGAGREIDVFGTGDLLFTQIGDTYEEAFESANAHLSMRYAMDFSRATKKYCALGRPEDVAARYNEFYEAGCRHFVLDLTSTGKTLKAQIERFGREVRPLLSF
- a CDS encoding LamG-like jellyroll fold domain-containing protein — translated: MRRTLLLVLFLLALTSHSAHAACGDGGLIGYWPLDGDAADASGCGNDGTVTGAVPAADALGNPAGALSFDGIDDIVGLGTSATLKPSLPVTVSVLVNHSCPNGVNCWIFENDANLTQYSGFSFLISTTNVLYAQVGDGGSPSSFSRRSAVAPVTIPSSAWVHLALVVRSPTDFEYFIDGVRVDPDTIVYDGTGSGLVYLGQQAQIGFGAGSFTDPFVGEMDEVRFYDRALSQSEIVALDPRVAAANTSPLVASGTQKISDTDGFLSSPGTPGANPGGLLADGDRFGSATAPLGDVDGDGVEDLAVGALFDADGGALSGSVYLLLLNADGTVKARTKLSATSGGLDTALATAGLSLTGSQFGAAVTSLGDLDGPGGSDFALAVGAFEDDGGGSARGAVYVLFMDASPLQVASLVKIGDASGGFPSAVLDDDDFFGSGLAAVGDLDGDGRTELAVGAAGDDDGGSLAGAVYVLFLGANGELASPPVKLATPAAVGAQWGSGIAALGPFDGDALPDLAVSAPLDRGSTGSIWLVPLNADGTAKGSAVELSVATSAVLDRHLESGDRLGLGLATLPDLDGDGRVELLAGASRDDDGHPDAGAAYVLHPTPAGTLTVVDKLSERWNCLGDVLAPSDLAGIGVAPIGDLDGDGTHEVALGVLLDDDGGSNRGAVQVVSLERPMVTSLSALCVTLDYELGVNRAPSESIALRQGVSPITGLVASPDVLTLPASVLGTTMGTIQSPFLSLPSTGAGDVAYTLALGNLTIGPTGPSSAVAVPTGVPASPCTVAWPGDTFGRIDGGGHRGLGAVLGNVQIEVLGIFDLSFAQSVPGVSTATNCGRLGGVENRIAGLPWTDRTATVFYRTGTAGFGDAPNASATRRGLHARAPGGAGHLSVVTPIVLQSNVNEDFPSFARVNVTLVPEPVTAVTLVAGALVLLVLAARRR